TCTTTCAATCTCCTGCAGAGCGAGGGCGCATTCATCTTTTTCCAAGTTGTGAATAGTATTGATAGAAATCACTACATCAAATGAATTGTCTTCAAAAGGGAGATCCTTAGCATTGGCCACCTGAACATGGGGTTGCATATCCTCAATCGCATTTTCAATCGCGTACTCGGAGATGTCAACACCTTTTACTGTGATACCGGGTATTAATTCCGCCATATCGTGCATCATAAATCCTTTGGCACATCCCACATCCAGAATAGAGCTCAAAGCCGTTAGCCCGAAATGCTTTTGAAAAGTCGGGGTCACGGGTTGCCAGAACCTGGAATTATATGAGAACCCACCGTAACCATGTTTCCGATCTCCGTCGAAAAATTCCCTGCCGAATTCCCTGGCAATGGCCCTATCTTTTTCAGTTTTAGACGCCCCGCGGTCTTTCACATCCCGCTTGGTCTTCGGGTAGTTTGCTAATAAATCAATCTTTTGGCCCATCTTTGTTTCTCCCTACGCTGCAAT
This window of the Syntrophales bacterium genome carries:
- a CDS encoding methyltransferase domain-containing protein, with translation MGQKIDLLANYPKTKRDVKDRGASKTEKDRAIAREFGREFFDGDRKHGYGGFSYNSRFWQPVTPTFQKHFGLTALSSILDVGCAKGFMMHDMAELIPGITVKGVDISEYAIENAIEDMQPHVQVANAKDLPFEDNSFDVVISINTIHNLEKDECALALQEIER